The Agarilytica rhodophyticola genome has a window encoding:
- the xylB gene encoding xylulokinase has protein sequence MKTVLGIDLGTQSLKVLFYDISAKSVVAKESAALEVNRREDGSAEQDADWWIQALINALKPISQSIKDSVIALSVSGQQHGFVALDKHDNVIAPVKLWCDTATAAECDDLNNSLGGDTACIEKTGNKILTGYTAPKVLHLKKYYPELYAELDTILLPHDYLNFWLTGEKCMEMGDASGTGFLNIAQRTWSDEMLRAIDPMRDLSKCLPPLRNENVIIGKLHKGAAALTGLPENTPVAIGGGDNMMAAIGTGNLHTGRTTVSLGTSGTVYAYSDKPVIDSSGSISAFCSSTGGWLPLLCTMNCTVTTELFRNLLSVDIADFDATIARVNAGASGLITLPFFNGERSPNLPNGKGCLLGMDSQNMTPAHILRSGVEGATFALRAGIQELSRLGTSTDEIILTGGGSQSPLWRQITADIMNVPVNIMKQDEGAAFGAALQAFSAIEYNGICDADTLSQYIIIDEQYCCEPQQQQVEKYNEVFSRYQDAVMTVSALYR, from the coding sequence ATGAAAACAGTCCTTGGTATCGATTTAGGTACGCAGAGCTTAAAGGTTTTATTCTATGACATCAGCGCTAAATCTGTTGTTGCTAAAGAATCTGCTGCTCTCGAAGTAAATCGGCGGGAGGATGGTTCCGCTGAGCAGGATGCCGATTGGTGGATACAAGCATTGATCAATGCCCTTAAACCTATTTCTCAATCTATCAAAGATTCTGTTATTGCTTTAAGTGTCTCTGGCCAACAGCATGGTTTTGTTGCCCTTGATAAACACGACAATGTTATTGCTCCTGTAAAGCTATGGTGTGATACCGCAACAGCGGCTGAGTGCGATGACTTAAATAACAGCCTGGGGGGGGACACCGCATGTATAGAGAAAACAGGTAATAAAATATTAACAGGCTATACCGCTCCAAAAGTCCTGCATCTTAAAAAATATTACCCAGAGCTTTACGCTGAGTTAGATACTATTTTACTCCCTCATGACTACTTAAATTTTTGGTTAACAGGTGAAAAGTGCATGGAGATGGGGGACGCATCTGGCACTGGTTTTTTGAATATTGCACAAAGAACATGGTCTGATGAGATGCTGCGCGCTATCGACCCTATGCGAGATCTCTCGAAATGCCTTCCACCGCTTCGAAATGAAAACGTTATTATTGGTAAGCTTCATAAAGGAGCTGCAGCACTGACTGGTTTGCCAGAAAATACTCCGGTAGCTATTGGCGGTGGTGACAATATGATGGCTGCGATTGGAACCGGTAATCTTCACACTGGACGTACTACAGTTAGCTTAGGCACTTCAGGTACTGTTTACGCCTACAGTGACAAACCTGTCATTGACTCATCAGGTAGTATTTCCGCATTTTGTTCATCAACTGGTGGCTGGTTACCGCTTTTATGCACAATGAATTGCACGGTGACCACGGAATTATTTCGTAACTTGCTATCTGTCGATATAGCAGATTTTGATGCGACTATTGCGAGGGTGAACGCTGGAGCTTCCGGATTGATAACCCTTCCCTTCTTCAACGGCGAACGGTCACCAAATTTGCCTAACGGCAAAGGCTGTCTTTTAGGTATGGATAGTCAAAATATGACGCCGGCACATATTCTCAGATCTGGTGTAGAGGGAGCCACCTTTGCACTACGTGCTGGCATTCAAGAGCTAAGCCGTTTAGGAACGTCTACCGATGAAATTATTTTAACCGGTGGTGGTAGCCAGAGTCCTCTATGGCGACAGATAACTGCAGATATCATGAACGTGCCTGTAAATATAATGAAACAGGATGAAGGCGCTGCTTTTGGTGCGGCTTTACAAGCCTTCAGTGCTATCGAATATAACGGCATATGTGATGCCGATACTTTGAGTCAATACATCATCATTGATGAACAGTACTGCTGTGAGCCACAACAGCAGCAAGTTGAAAAATATAACGAAGTTTTTAGTCGCTATCAGGACGCTGTAATGACCGTCTCAGCTTTATACAGGTAA
- the xylA gene encoding xylose isomerase — translation MSRPTFIGDKEYFKGIGRIAFEGKDSDNPLAFKAYDASRVVAGKTMEEHLRFAVCYWHNFCSGGHDPFGPETRAHEWLIGSDDMTIAHQKMDAAFELVSKLNAPFYCFHDRDMSPEGDTVAKTEENLQIMTAAAKQRQEETGIKLLWGTANVFTNPRFMNGASTNPDFSVVAHAGAQVKAALEATVALGGENYVFWGGREGYISLFNTDTKRELEHLALFLTMARDYGRSIGFKGNFLIEPKPMEPTKHQYDFDAQTVIGFLRAFDLQDDFKLNIEANHATLAGHTFAHELRMCTDAGMLGSIDANRGDYQNGWDTDQFPTDLYDCAQAMLIVLENGGFGLGGLNFDAKLRRESTDMEDYFIAHIGGMDSFARGLLIADQLIREGKLDAIKKARYASFNSGSGAEFEAGKLSLTDLRDIANEMGWPSLVSGKQEFVENIMNDAMFKI, via the coding sequence ATGAGCAGACCCACTTTTATTGGTGATAAAGAGTATTTCAAAGGTATCGGACGTATTGCCTTTGAAGGTAAAGATTCAGATAACCCTCTAGCATTTAAAGCTTACGATGCTTCAAGAGTGGTTGCTGGTAAGACTATGGAGGAGCATTTGCGTTTTGCCGTATGTTATTGGCACAACTTCTGCTCCGGTGGCCATGATCCCTTTGGGCCTGAAACTCGTGCTCATGAGTGGCTTATTGGTAGTGATGATATGACTATTGCCCACCAAAAAATGGATGCGGCATTTGAGTTGGTAAGTAAACTTAACGCGCCTTTTTATTGCTTCCATGATCGTGATATGTCTCCTGAGGGAGATACAGTTGCAAAGACTGAAGAAAATCTACAGATAATGACCGCTGCTGCTAAACAACGCCAAGAAGAAACCGGTATTAAGTTGCTTTGGGGCACGGCAAATGTTTTCACTAATCCCCGCTTTATGAATGGTGCATCGACCAACCCCGACTTTTCTGTAGTTGCACATGCTGGTGCTCAGGTAAAAGCTGCGCTTGAGGCAACAGTCGCGCTGGGTGGCGAAAACTATGTGTTTTGGGGAGGGCGTGAAGGCTATATTAGTTTATTCAATACAGATACAAAACGTGAGTTAGAACACCTTGCTCTATTTCTTACTATGGCTCGTGATTATGGACGTTCAATTGGATTCAAGGGCAACTTTCTAATCGAACCGAAACCGATGGAGCCCACTAAGCATCAATATGATTTTGATGCGCAAACTGTTATTGGCTTTCTTCGTGCGTTTGATTTGCAGGATGATTTTAAACTTAATATTGAAGCAAATCACGCAACATTAGCCGGCCATACTTTTGCCCACGAACTACGTATGTGTACTGACGCAGGTATGCTTGGTTCCATTGATGCTAACCGTGGCGATTATCAAAATGGTTGGGACACAGATCAGTTTCCAACAGATTTATATGATTGTGCACAGGCAATGTTAATTGTTTTGGAAAATGGTGGCTTTGGTTTAGGCGGCTTAAATTTTGACGCTAAACTCCGGCGCGAATCTACTGATATGGAAGACTATTTTATCGCACATATTGGCGGTATGGATTCTTTTGCTAGAGGTTTATTAATTGCCGATCAACTAATTCGTGAGGGTAAGCTTGATGCAATTAAAAAGGCCCGTTATGCAAGCTTCAATAGCGGCTCGGGTGCCGAGTTTGAAGCAGGAAAACTAAGCCTT